One Manduca sexta isolate Smith_Timp_Sample1 chromosome 28, JHU_Msex_v1.0, whole genome shotgun sequence DNA window includes the following coding sequences:
- the LOC119190921 gene encoding uncharacterized protein LOC119190921, with the protein MKDKYIEIIEMFLKTSVFCACIAMIAAQDFNLDVSNKTLAPKPEKFKNLEGCYIPEKDTVIPLNARVAWKDKCLEYRCYSQSYEIAECSTQVPDFKNNPKCFMHRDYEKPYPECCPKIACYIRSISGVNAFDNIF; encoded by the exons ATGAAAGACAAATACATAGAAATCATCGAGATGTTTTTGAAGACATCGGTATTTTGTGCGTGTATCGCCATGATTGCAGCGCAAGATTTTAATTTGGACGTGTCTAATAAAACTTTGGCACCAAAACCAGAAAAATTCA AGAATCTCGAAGGATGTTATATTCCGGAGAAGGACACCGTCATTCCGTTAAACGCAAGAGTTGCATGGAAGGACAAATGTTTAGAGTACCGCTGCTATTCCCAGAGTTACGAAATAGCAGA GTGTTCAACTCAAGTGCCGGACTTCAAAAACAATCCCAAATGCTTTATGCACCGAGATTATGAAAAACCATATCCTGAATGCTGCCCCAAGATTGCATGTTACATACGGTCAATTTCAGGTGTAAATGCATTTGacaacattttttaa
- the LOC115454486 gene encoding uncharacterized protein LOC115454486 has product MFLKTVVFCACVAMASVLAISSFNEKPEKYKNVEGCYITEMDVVIPYGTSVHSKKDCMEHRCGRDALQTLACAVAMYDLRDRPNCYIFEDHNKPYPGCCPQIKCPAKTDSP; this is encoded by the exons ATGTTTCTAAAGACAGTAGTGTTTTGTGCGTGTGTCGCCATGGCTTCGGTACTAGCAATAAGCTCTTTCAATGAGAAACCAGAGAAATAta AGAATGTAGAAGGATGTTATATTACGGAGATGGACGTGGTCATTCCGTATGGAACATCGGTTCATTCGAAAAAAGACTGTATGGAGCATCGCTGCGGTCGCGACGCCCTGCAAACATTGGC GTGCGCAGTTGCAATGTATGACCTCAGAGACAGACCGAACTGCTACATATTCGAAGATCACAATAAACCGTATCCTGGTTGCTGCCCCCAGATCAAATGTCCCGCCAAGACAGATTCACCGTAG